The Bacteroidales bacterium genome includes a window with the following:
- a CDS encoding MTAP family purine nucleoside phosphorylase, translated as MSVKGIKPALIVGSGLENFNFLNNWKELEVDTPYGAPSSTLFSGMFQQMEVLILSRHGREHTIPPSQVNNRANIWALKEAGCTHILAVSACGSLREQIETGDIIFPDQFIDFTRHRAITFFESFEPHQPRHFAMPDPFDATLKEILAEAAERLGIRHHNQATVITIEGPRLSTRAESHMFRSWGADIINMSTAPEVILANELQIPYALAALSTDYDAWRENDKAVSWEEIVTVFRQNINKVSKLLLDVLALLSDRNMRGAK; from the coding sequence ATGAGTGTTAAGGGCATTAAGCCGGCTTTGATTGTTGGATCGGGTCTTGAGAATTTCAATTTCCTTAATAACTGGAAAGAACTTGAGGTTGACACGCCTTATGGAGCGCCATCAAGCACATTGTTTTCCGGAATGTTTCAGCAAATGGAAGTGCTCATTCTTTCCCGGCATGGACGTGAGCATACTATTCCGCCGTCGCAGGTAAATAACCGGGCCAATATATGGGCGTTGAAGGAAGCAGGTTGCACACATATCCTGGCTGTTTCGGCTTGCGGAAGTTTACGGGAGCAGATTGAAACGGGCGATATCATTTTCCCGGATCAGTTCATTGATTTCACCCGCCACCGTGCCATCACCTTCTTCGAATCTTTTGAACCCCATCAACCCAGGCATTTTGCCATGCCCGACCCGTTTGATGCCACCCTGAAAGAAATCCTGGCTGAAGCGGCAGAACGCCTTGGCATCAGACATCATAACCAAGCCACTGTGATCACAATCGAAGGGCCGCGGCTGAGCACCCGCGCCGAATCGCACATGTTTCGAAGCTGGGGTGCCGACATCATCAATATGAGCACAGCCCCTGAAGTAATACTGGCCAACGAACTCCAAATCCCTTACGCCCTGGCAGCCCTCAGCACCGACTACGATGCCTGGCGCGAAAACGACAAAGCAGTAAGCTGGGAAGAAATTGTGACAGTTTTCCGGCAAAATATAAACAAGGTCAGTAAGTTGTTGTTAGATGTTTTAGCCTTACTCAGCGATCGCAATATGCGAGGTGCAAAATGA
- a CDS encoding YbaN family protein, whose product MTQTKRYNSPLVRYLLIFMGSISVGLAVLGIVLPVLPTTPFLLFAAWCYARSSTRFYVWLMTHRLWGKYLRDYTSGRGVPVKVKVYAIVLLWITILSSVIFAIDKLWLQILLIAIALGVSIHILRIRTLRQGK is encoded by the coding sequence ATGACCCAAACCAAAAGATATAATTCCCCGCTGGTTCGCTATTTGCTTATTTTCATGGGCAGCATCTCTGTGGGATTGGCGGTGCTGGGAATTGTTTTACCTGTATTGCCAACCACTCCTTTTCTTCTTTTTGCCGCCTGGTGCTATGCCCGAAGCAGTACACGGTTTTATGTATGGTTGATGACCCACAGGCTATGGGGAAAGTACCTGCGCGATTATACTTCCGGCAGAGGGGTTCCGGTTAAAGTGAAAGTGTATGCAATAGTGCTGCTTTGGATAACCATACTGAGTTCAGTCATTTTCGCGATTGATAAATTATGGTTGCAGATTTTACTGATTGCAATTGCGTTGGGTGTAAGCATCCACATTTTAAGGATCAGAACCCTCAGGCAGGGTAAGTAA